In a single window of the Mucilaginibacter defluvii genome:
- a CDS encoding Crp/Fnr family transcriptional regulator: MKELLDYLQRFDTLNEQQAELVTSKAKLLKLPKETYFSEAGKVPKQVAYILEGVLRFCYYNNKGQEVTHYFVGEGQFVTDFPRFEAQIISSEYVQTVTDCKLLVFTKEDWDDLLATIVNWRNIETQMVKKCLDESLMRRSKMVSSEATERYLVFLESFPALATRIPLAYVASYIGVTQQSLSRIRKNLR, encoded by the coding sequence ATGAAAGAACTCCTTGATTATTTACAGCGATTTGATACACTGAACGAACAGCAGGCGGAACTGGTCACCAGCAAAGCCAAACTTCTTAAACTTCCCAAAGAGACCTACTTTTCCGAAGCGGGCAAGGTGCCGAAGCAGGTCGCCTATATTCTCGAAGGGGTGCTGCGCTTCTGCTACTACAATAATAAAGGTCAGGAGGTCACCCATTATTTCGTCGGAGAAGGCCAGTTTGTCACAGATTTCCCCAGGTTCGAAGCGCAGATCATTTCATCCGAATACGTCCAGACGGTTACCGATTGCAAATTGCTCGTATTCACCAAAGAGGACTGGGACGATCTGCTGGCGACCATTGTGAACTGGCGGAACATCGAGACCCAGATGGTTAAAAAATGCCTAGACGAATCCTTAATGAGACGCAGCAAAATGGTTTCCAGCGAGGCCACGGAGCGCTACCTGGTATTCCTGGAAAGTTTTCCCGCACTGGCGACCCGTATCCCGCTGGCTTACGTCGCTTCCTATATCGGCGTCACCCAGCAATCGCTGAGCAGGATCAGAAAAAATCTGCGTTAA
- a CDS encoding zinc-dependent alcohol dehydrogenase family protein codes for MNRRLVFDRYGKPEEVLRVEEAPVPAVKEGELLVRMLRRPVNPYELALISGGDRQPGQPVVPGFEGVGIVEHVPDGAAIFRTGQRVIPTPVDLPGTWQDLVTGAPDKFIPVPDAISDTQACLIVNPLTCLAIIRDVLDIREGQWVLNTGASMNVGQLLVQFSRIFKFKLINVVRDRIAAEQMRAMGAEHIINTQKEDIMVITRHLTKGSGTSAVIDPVGGITGTQAAATLGFGGRMILFSDLSKQPVSVDPMLFISKKLTVSGYTSLHWLSGNSYERKAAFVGELFGLLADGSLELRADEAFALDDFAAAIRRSRSSGRPGKVILV; via the coding sequence ATGAATAGAAGATTGGTCTTTGACCGGTACGGCAAACCGGAAGAGGTACTCCGGGTCGAAGAGGCACCGGTGCCCGCAGTAAAAGAAGGCGAACTTCTTGTACGGATGCTCCGGCGGCCGGTCAATCCCTATGAACTGGCGCTGATTAGCGGTGGTGACCGGCAGCCCGGACAGCCTGTCGTACCCGGCTTTGAAGGCGTAGGCATCGTTGAACATGTCCCGGACGGGGCCGCTATTTTCAGGACCGGTCAGCGGGTGATCCCGACACCTGTCGACCTGCCCGGAACCTGGCAGGACCTTGTCACCGGCGCGCCCGACAAATTCATTCCCGTTCCCGACGCCATAAGCGACACGCAGGCCTGCCTGATTGTTAACCCGCTGACCTGCCTGGCGATCATCAGGGACGTATTGGACATTCGCGAAGGCCAGTGGGTGCTGAATACGGGAGCGTCGATGAACGTTGGCCAGTTGCTGGTCCAGTTCTCGCGGATATTCAAATTCAAACTGATCAACGTGGTCAGGGACCGGATTGCGGCGGAGCAGATGCGGGCCATGGGTGCGGAACACATCATCAATACACAAAAGGAAGATATCATGGTGATCACCCGCCATCTGACGAAAGGCTCCGGTACGAGCGCCGTGATCGATCCCGTCGGCGGAATTACCGGCACGCAGGCGGCAGCCACACTCGGTTTCGGCGGACGGATGATCCTGTTTTCCGATCTTTCCAAACAGCCCGTTAGCGTAGATCCAATGCTGTTCATTAGCAAAAAACTGACCGTCTCCGGGTACACGAGCCTTCACTGGCTCAGCGGCAACAGTTATGAGCGGAAAGCCGCTTTCGTCGGGGAACTGTTCGGGCTGCTTGCCGACGGATCGCTGGAGCTCCGTGCGGATGAAGCTTTCGCCCTGGACGATTTCGCTGCCGCGATACGGCGGTCCCGGTCATCCGGCCGGCCGGGCAAGGTGATCCTTGTCTGA
- a CDS encoding RidA family protein, whose amino-acid sequence MEKREINPWTWQDDRNYVQAVEVKNVQSTLYCAGQAAVHPDGRSSDADMKTQLLLAISNLETVIRESGYELKNIVRLNVYTTSNDEFLPHFDILKEWIANNRIRQALTLFHVTNLFETLKVELEATAVK is encoded by the coding sequence ATGGAAAAAAGAGAGATCAACCCATGGACCTGGCAGGACGATCGCAATTACGTCCAGGCAGTTGAGGTCAAAAACGTTCAAAGCACGCTGTACTGTGCCGGGCAGGCGGCGGTACATCCGGACGGCAGGTCCAGCGACGCGGACATGAAAACGCAGCTGCTGCTGGCCATCAGTAACCTCGAAACGGTCATCCGGGAATCCGGCTACGAACTGAAGAATATTGTCAGGCTGAATGTTTACACGACGTCGAACGATGAGTTTCTTCCGCATTTCGATATCCTGAAAGAGTGGATAGCTAACAACCGCATCAGGCAGGCGCTGACGCTCTTCCACGTGACCAATCTGTTTGAGACCCTAAAGGTGGAGCTTGAAGCGACCGCGGTCAAATAG
- a CDS encoding Crp/Fnr family transcriptional regulator translates to MYEAFFSYLGKFSDSALSESEKDLMKRTFVPHRLKKKQYLLQAGDHCKNFAFIVKGAMRMYSADEKGFDHIVRLGVENWWMGDRESWSMAQPSRYHIDAWEDCDLLYITREGSMDLQKQVPAFCEMKLQLDERNHIANNRRLTSAISETAEQRYLHFAECYPELKQRFPQHIIASYLGINKDTLSRIRRQLIRR, encoded by the coding sequence ATGTATGAAGCTTTCTTTTCTTATCTCGGCAAATTCAGTGATTCGGCCCTCTCCGAATCGGAAAAGGACCTGATGAAGCGAACCTTCGTACCTCACCGGTTGAAAAAGAAGCAATATCTACTGCAGGCAGGTGATCACTGCAAGAATTTCGCTTTTATCGTCAAAGGCGCGATGCGAATGTACTCAGCGGATGAAAAGGGTTTTGACCACATCGTCCGGCTGGGTGTGGAGAACTGGTGGATGGGTGACCGGGAAAGCTGGTCCATGGCCCAGCCCAGCCGTTACCACATTGACGCCTGGGAAGATTGCGACCTGCTGTATATCACCCGGGAGGGTTCGATGGACTTGCAGAAGCAGGTGCCCGCATTCTGCGAGATGAAACTCCAGCTGGACGAACGCAATCACATTGCCAATAACCGCAGACTGACCTCTGCGATCAGCGAGACCGCTGAACAGCGCTATCTGCATTTTGCCGAATGCTATCCTGAGCTTAAGCAACGTTTTCCTCAGCATATCATTGCTTCCTATCTCGGCATCAATAAAGATACCCTGAGCCGGATCCGGCGACAGCTGATCAGAAGATAG
- a CDS encoding GNAT family N-acetyltransferase: MEDTKVVFTDHVHGEVQIFSGDRPAGKMNLAMTGGRLAVFHTEVYPEFKGRGLAKAMLERLVAYAREKKVTIIPLCPFVNGQFHRDPEIYEDVWNKDWHR, from the coding sequence ATGGAAGATACCAAAGTTGTTTTTACTGACCATGTCCACGGTGAGGTACAGATATTTTCCGGCGACCGGCCCGCCGGCAAAATGAACCTGGCGATGACGGGCGGAAGGCTCGCGGTCTTCCATACAGAAGTATATCCTGAATTCAAGGGCCGCGGTTTGGCGAAGGCCATGCTTGAACGCCTTGTCGCTTACGCGCGGGAGAAAAAAGTGACGATCATTCCGCTATGCCCGTTCGTCAACGGGCAGTTCCACCGCGACCCCGAGATCTATGAAGATGTATGGAATAAAGACTGGCATAGATGA
- a CDS encoding (4Fe-4S)-binding protein, with product MKTHEYPNGEITILWKPELCIHAAVCVRTLPDIYDPKRRPWIRPENASSRQLTDQVAKCPSGALSIKESTLTNPKEI from the coding sequence ATGAAAACACATGAATACCCCAACGGGGAAATAACGATCCTCTGGAAACCTGAACTATGTATCCATGCGGCCGTCTGTGTGCGGACGCTGCCGGATATTTACGACCCTAAACGCCGCCCCTGGATCCGGCCAGAGAACGCGAGCAGCCGGCAGCTGACCGATCAGGTCGCCAAATGCCCCTCGGGCGCACTGAGCATCAAAGAAAGCACGCTAACGAACCCAAAAGAAATATGA
- a CDS encoding SDR family oxidoreductase, which translates to MNFTGKNVIITGGSQGIGFATAQAFIKAGAQVLITGRNAGGLKKAADKIGSPNLQTAVADTSNLDGIAALEKAVADSGKTVDVLYLNAAIAVFAPIEHVSESDFDAQFNTNVKGPFFTLQKLIPHLATGASVIMTSSGVATAASFAGSVYSATKAALNKIADVAVNELAERKIRVNVVSPGPIQTPGLLSVATAEVQAYLASKSALQRLGNAEEVANTVLFLASDGAAYINGADIAVDGGSIQYMLK; encoded by the coding sequence ATGAATTTCACAGGCAAGAATGTTATTATAACCGGCGGAAGCCAGGGTATCGGCTTCGCGACCGCACAAGCCTTCATCAAGGCAGGTGCACAGGTACTTATCACCGGCAGAAATGCAGGCGGACTTAAGAAAGCGGCGGATAAGATCGGCAGCCCAAACCTGCAGACAGCAGTAGCCGACACGTCGAATCTTGACGGCATAGCCGCGCTGGAAAAGGCGGTGGCTGATAGCGGCAAAACCGTGGACGTATTGTACCTCAATGCGGCTATCGCCGTTTTCGCACCAATTGAACATGTGAGTGAAAGCGATTTCGACGCGCAGTTCAACACGAACGTGAAAGGCCCTTTCTTTACACTGCAGAAACTGATCCCGCATTTAGCGACCGGCGCGTCCGTGATCATGACCTCCTCAGGCGTAGCAACCGCTGCCAGCTTCGCGGGCAGCGTTTATTCGGCGACCAAGGCGGCACTCAACAAGATCGCGGATGTCGCGGTAAATGAGTTGGCGGAGAGAAAGATACGTGTCAATGTCGTCAGCCCGGGACCGATCCAGACTCCCGGATTGCTATCCGTGGCAACGGCCGAAGTTCAGGCCTACCTGGCTTCAAAAAGCGCGTTGCAGCGTCTGGGTAACGCCGAAGAGGTCGCCAATACCGTGCTGTTCCTAGCATCTGACGGGGCGGCCTACATCAACGGAGCGGATATCGCGGTAGACGGCGGATCGATCCAGTATATGCTGAAATAA
- a CDS encoding helix-turn-helix domain-containing protein, with protein MAEQICHKTDIMAIHDAMDVLSGKWKISILSTMCYYNKRRFSDILSDLDGISNKQLSKELKELELNKLIKRTVLDRQPVTVEYNLTDYGWSLQDIIRDLAMWGAKHRQVIVGERSAVAEVA; from the coding sequence ATGGCGGAACAGATTTGTCACAAAACAGATATCATGGCGATTCATGATGCGATGGACGTCCTGAGCGGGAAATGGAAAATATCCATCCTTTCAACGATGTGTTATTACAACAAACGCAGGTTCTCGGACATCCTGAGCGACCTGGACGGCATCTCCAATAAGCAACTCAGCAAAGAACTTAAAGAACTGGAGCTGAACAAGCTGATCAAACGGACGGTCCTGGACCGGCAGCCCGTAACCGTCGAATATAACCTGACCGATTACGGCTGGTCGCTGCAGGACATCATCCGGGATCTGGCCATGTGGGGCGCAAAACACCGTCAGGTAATCGTCGGTGAACGCTCCGCCGTCGCAGAGGTCGCCTGA
- a CDS encoding Na+/H+ antiporter, whose translation MHEELLLILGMLFVVMLLVMLAQKVKIAYPIFLVLAGLGIGFLPGIPALKLDPEMIFLIFLPPLLYEAAWYTSWKDFKRWKNAIALLAFGLVLITSVAVAYATSYFTPGFTPATGFLLGGIVSPPDAVAATTVLKGLKVPRRTNTILEGESLVNDASSLIVFRFALAAVLTGAFSLQQATGQFFVVAGMGVVTGLIGAHIMYAVHRFLPTTAAIDATLTVMTPYILFLAAEHFHFSGVMAVVSGGLFMSFRAHEIFRTGATRVNMVSVWHTLIFVMNALVFILIGLDLSEIVRGLGSLSMTEALKYGVLTSVSVILIRLVWVFLTAQVPLLFSKAKQQAPSPGWKNPLIIGWAGMRGVVSLATALSIPLYLNDGKAFPNRDLIIFITFVVIFITLVFQSLTLPGIIRLTAIAEIDPVLPEHEQHAGIRLRLDTVALQHLNARHAAASSNSLLKAYAQKLQQAIAGHRQYLGSVEVCTSHDSEREQFQDVMADIYSRQRQELFKMKNEKTYTDEAIRKAEHLLDINDLRIAENTL comes from the coding sequence ATGCATGAAGAGCTGCTGCTGATCCTGGGAATGTTGTTCGTTGTCATGCTGTTGGTTATGCTGGCACAGAAAGTAAAGATCGCTTACCCGATCTTTCTGGTCCTGGCAGGCCTTGGCATCGGCTTTCTGCCAGGCATTCCGGCACTCAAGCTGGACCCTGAAATGATCTTTCTCATTTTCCTGCCGCCGTTATTGTACGAGGCAGCCTGGTATACGTCCTGGAAGGATTTCAAGCGATGGAAGAACGCAATTGCCCTGCTCGCCTTCGGACTGGTGCTTATCACGTCCGTCGCGGTCGCCTATGCCACGAGCTATTTTACACCGGGCTTCACGCCGGCCACAGGCTTCCTGCTGGGCGGCATTGTGTCGCCTCCGGACGCGGTAGCGGCGACGACGGTGCTGAAGGGACTTAAAGTACCGCGCCGCACCAATACCATACTCGAAGGAGAAAGCCTGGTCAACGATGCTTCCTCCCTGATCGTCTTCCGTTTCGCGCTCGCTGCCGTTCTGACCGGAGCTTTCTCCCTGCAGCAGGCGACGGGGCAGTTCTTTGTCGTCGCCGGTATGGGTGTGGTCACCGGCCTGATCGGTGCGCATATCATGTATGCTGTTCATCGTTTCCTGCCGACCACCGCTGCAATCGATGCAACACTGACGGTCATGACGCCCTATATCTTATTCCTCGCCGCCGAACATTTTCATTTTTCGGGCGTGATGGCCGTAGTGAGCGGCGGCCTGTTCATGTCGTTCCGTGCGCACGAGATCTTCAGGACCGGGGCCACCCGGGTCAACATGGTGAGCGTCTGGCATACGCTCATTTTTGTTATGAATGCGCTCGTGTTCATTCTCATCGGCCTGGATCTCTCCGAAATCGTGCGGGGACTGGGGAGCCTGTCCATGACCGAAGCTTTGAAATACGGCGTTCTGACGAGTGTCAGCGTGATACTGATCAGACTGGTTTGGGTATTTCTGACCGCGCAGGTTCCCCTACTGTTCAGCAAAGCGAAGCAGCAGGCCCCTTCGCCAGGTTGGAAGAACCCGCTGATCATCGGCTGGGCGGGCATGCGCGGGGTCGTTTCCCTGGCGACTGCCTTATCGATCCCCCTATACCTGAATGACGGCAAGGCATTCCCGAACCGTGATCTCATCATCTTCATAACCTTCGTGGTGATCTTCATAACGCTCGTTTTCCAGAGTCTGACACTGCCAGGCATCATCAGGCTGACGGCTATCGCGGAGATCGATCCGGTTCTGCCGGAACATGAACAGCATGCCGGCATCAGACTGCGGCTGGACACGGTCGCTTTGCAGCACCTTAACGCCAGACATGCGGCGGCGAGCAGCAACAGCCTGCTTAAAGCTTACGCCCAGAAACTACAGCAGGCCATAGCGGGACATCGACAATACCTGGGCTCTGTCGAGGTCTGTACCAGTCATGACTCAGAGCGGGAACAATTTCAGGACGTCATGGCCGATATTTATAGCCGGCAGCGCCAGGAACTTTTCAAAATGAAGAATGAAAAGACCTATACCGACGAAGCGATACGCAAGGCGGAACACCTACTGGATATCAATGACCTGAGAATCGCTGAGAATACATTATAA
- a CDS encoding OsmC family protein: MKYLLEYPVRGIIGSDRFLTSIHWRNGMLITDEPEKLGGRDLGPDPYTLLLSSLISCTLATLRMYADHKAIPLPEIEVTANMYQRIGNDGTVMQIEREIVIPGSADEELRQRLIRIAESCPVSRILKGNIRISTSLRDGETTEAMAPAVRDRETD; encoded by the coding sequence ATGAAATACCTGCTTGAATATCCGGTCAGAGGGATCATCGGCAGTGATCGATTCCTGACCTCCATTCACTGGCGGAACGGCATGCTGATCACGGACGAACCCGAAAAGCTTGGCGGCAGGGACCTCGGGCCTGACCCTTACACGCTGCTGCTGTCGTCGCTGATCTCCTGTACACTGGCGACCCTGAGAATGTACGCTGACCATAAAGCGATCCCGCTGCCGGAGATCGAGGTAACGGCGAACATGTACCAGCGCATCGGCAATGACGGCACCGTCATGCAGATCGAACGCGAGATTGTGATCCCCGGATCTGCGGATGAGGAGCTCCGGCAAAGGCTGATCCGCATAGCCGAGAGCTGTCCGGTTTCCAGGATCCTTAAAGGGAACATCAGGATCTCGACCAGCCTTCGGGACGGCGAAACGACGGAGGCTATGGCCCCGGCCGTCCGGGACCGGGAGACTGACTGA